TTCTGTTCGTTCATCGTTCTGGTTAACCAGTTAGCGTAGATCCAGTAGttcttagtttaaatttcttgTTCGCATTTCGTTTGAAGCATGCTCTGTTTTCCAGCATCAATGGTGTCTCAATGCTCtgtttttactttgtttttgtttagttacatgaagaagatgaagtaggAGGTAGTTAATGTTCAGATCTGCAAGTCTGCTTTATGCTTTTGCTTTTACAGCTTTTCTGTCAGCCTAACCAGTTtaggaaaatggtccccacttaCTTTTCTTACTTGTCTgcctattttaggaaatttctAGATGAGTTGTTGGTTGCAGGTGCTCCCGGTTGCTTTATTTCAGATTTGAATGTTTGTTTCATGCTTAGTCTTTCATGCATATTTCCGTGCGTAGCCTGTCTAGTTGATCTGTTAGGTAGAGTTCCTGTTTTATCCGCCAAGTCAAGTAGATTCTTAACCCACTTATTTGTGTGGCAACAGCCAAAAACCTCCCAAAATGTCCCGAACACATGCTTTTCGCCTCCATCCTTGTGGGATTCGAtctttacttccctatactattAATAGTATTTGTGAGTTAGGGTTTTTGAAAGCAGCCTTGGATTGCGCGTCTGACGACACGTAGATAGGTCTAGTGAATCTGCCTGACCAGTTTGGTCTAGTCAGTATGCTTGACTAGTCTGCAATTCAATATTCTATCATTTTCAGCACGCGCTCTCTTGGCGTTTCAGTCATATATTTTCTTACAATATTTATGGATCTTAgtacattttaatatttattcatttcttattttatttatttattttatattctaatgaaattaaatatatttaggaCATACTACACAACTGTAACTGGTCTTAATTGTATCAATCTCTTCAACAATTCATGAGCCCTACACTACATTTTACTTATCTCTTATTCAAGAGACAATACCCACAACCATTTATATTTACTGAATGGCTGTCTATCATATTTACTTAATGGGCCGTAATGTTGGATTATCAAGTGTTGTCGTCTTAAGTGGAACAAAAGTATTTTCAATCACTTCAAGATGAGAGGACTAAGAAGTTTACTACCTCATTTTGCTTGACCTCCACGGTTAAATATTAAGGAAAGTGAGACTCTGAATTAGAAATAAAAGAATTAAAGCCTCGGCTTGAAACGAGTCGGTGTTGACAATTTGGTTGAAAGAATGAGCATTTTGTTTGCATGAGACAAGTTTATCAGCAACCACTCAATCCAATCCAactatccaattttttttaatatttaattaatttctattaTCCTTCACATTATCAATATTCAACCCAACCATACATTTTTTGATGTTTTATCATTAATGACCACCCAACCACaccattatatatttatttttatcatttttaataatgATATTATTACTTGAAATATTACTATTGcacaataaaatttataaaaagcacaataaatgacaaaataaaaattataaaaataaacaaataaaaatacatgAAATTATTACTAAAGAAGAAAGATTATATGAGGTGAAAAGATGACATTTTTTATACAAAACTATAGTAAATGTGGTCTATATTTATAGAGGatgaaaaattaagaattttggtataatttttataatttttgaataGTATATATGAAAGATAtataacttttttaaaaaatacaatgaGATTATACCATTTGACACAGTCTCATTGgctgaatgaataaaatgacaTGGGCAACCAAGTGGTTGGAGGTTGGCCTCCGTGTGACCGTGGttaaagaaagagggagaccatcaattctatttttttttaagtgtGTAATGACATGGAGGTCGGCCTCCATCAACCGATAAACTTGGTCTAAGTTGTTGTACGGTTGCCATGACTATATGGGATAATAAATCTAAGATtaaattgtgaaattattttagttggaggggttgactataactaattatcatatgattattaATCTAAGATTAAGTTATGAGATTCAATCTTAGGCCACTCACAATAGGGGCTCCAATCGGCACCTATTGGAAGGGGAGAGCCGAGCGGCGGATGCCTCCTGGGCGTTGCCGACGCGGGATTCACACCCGACCGATGCCTATTGAAAGGGTTTTGGAAGGGGTGAAGTAAAAGTGTTTTGGAAGAGGAAAGTGAAAGGGTTTTGGAATAGCTACATAGTGATTTTGTTgcattataaatatataggtATCTGGGTGTCATAAATCTACTCTCCCACGtaatttttcattacattcTTCACTTTATTTACGACAGAATTCTATCTCGGTTTTAGGTTTTGTTCTGTCCTTCCATCAAAGCTGAAATAACATAAACTCGATTTGATCAAATTTGAAATAACATAAACTCGATTTTGTGGTTGATGGTTTTTTTTCCCTTTAATCTATtaatactatattattttaCTGCCATATATACACTCTCAActcttatttttatatgttgTTAAGGCTTATTTGCATTTTTTGTATTGGATATCCAAAAAGATTTAAATCTATATTATGagctaattttaataaataatttattttattttctatttttagtgtATAATAAATGACGTGTATTGCATGGTGTGATATTAGTaagaaaaaaagggaaatagataaaaatcttttattttgaagaatatgTATGTTACGACCTCATATCCTTGATGATAAGTGAAGTGAATTTAACTTCAAATTGCGCgaatttaatctattttttgtgAAAGTATTGGCATGGACTGAGAGGTTTTTTTTCTGGATTTTTCGTACAcaggggaaggggaaggggaaggggaaggggaagaggaagaggagggTTAGTGCTCAGTCACCTCACCGTCACCGTCCCTGAAAAATTTGACAGAGGAAGGTGAATTTGTTTTGCGCCGTTAAAATTTTAGATACTGAATtagaaagataaaaataataaataaaccgGGAAAAAAGAATTGTGGAgtacacaaacacatgcgcaaTTTCCATTTGTGTGGCCTCCACTAAAACTCCATTTTATCCCTCTCTTACTTGTTGATTATCCCACTATTTTCTTCACTACCTTATTTCCATCTAAATCTTCTCTAACTCTGTTTTAAATTGGAGAGTTTTCTAGGTTTTTGGAAAggaaatttagttttttttgtttgagcAGATTATAGCTCAGTTTTATGTTTAGCTGTGGAATCAGCTTTCGTGGTTTCTGTTTCAGTGTCTAGTTTCCTCGCCGATGCTTCGGATTAAAATGGCGTCGCCTTCTTCAATGTCAGGTATTTTCTCGATCATTCAGTTATTTTTCTGCTGGTTTCGTTAAAGGTGGTGTTATTTTACTGCGCTTAGGTATGGTTTGTTCTGTGCTTTTTTGGAATTCGTTTAGTAATGAGATACTATGTGTTTGCCGCTTTAATTGGAGGTTTTGGTATAGTTTCATTTGAGTGGAAAGGGCGATGTGCGGAAATATAGTTCTTCACTTAATTTTTCAGTTTTAAGTTGATTGGTGTAGTTGAGTTTGTTGGAACTATGGATTATATGTTTGGAATTTGGTTTCTTTGAATGGTCTTGTGTGGTTATTCTGCTTTTGATGATTTTTTGGGCAGTTTCTATCGAGTGTGTGAATGTATGCAAGTTGCAGAATGGGGACGTGGCCGGAAGATTTGATTGCAGCATGCTATCGTGTGCTTCTAAAGCTCCGAGGGTGCTGACTGGATTTCTTGCAAGCACTGCACACCCTCCTCAGCCGTCTGGAAGAATTGTGCGAAGAAATAGTATCCGACGTGTGAGTAAATTTTGAGGTTGTTCCTATAATGTTATTTTCTGTGATATTCATGATTACATATATGCAATGCTGGGATGCATTAAATTAGGCGAACATCACAAAAGTGTACCGGGGGATTTAAAGTACCTAACAGTTTTTATCACATGTCATTTTGGGGTAGATATAATTATCGGAACTAGGGATCAATAATTATGTGTTCCATTAAAGAATTataacaattaaaatataacgTTCTCTTCTTTCATAGATACTTTATTTTATACTTTCCTCCCATAGAGAGGAATGAACTATCATCAGTTGCTAATGGACATCTACTCGTTATTCTTTTGCCAGAGATGTGAAGTTCATAATTGGGGAGAATGTTGCTTTTATGAGACCTCTGGTCTTGTGAAAGCAAGTACCGGACATTCTATTTGCAACAAATGGAAGTTATATTGTTCTCcatcttcttattcttcttcagAACATTGCGAGGTTTCTCCGGACAGCTTATGGGAGGTAACTGGAATAAAATAGTTTTTGTCTTTAAGCTAATTATTGTAATTTGAAGAATTCATTTATTAGTAGAGCAGGTGATATTCAACTTTATTGATCATAATAAATATACGACGCAGAGATACTATAGATGGAAATATGGCTTGCAGTTTATATTATCTGCAAGTACAACTTCTATAAACGCTTCTCTGGCAgaacttttcttcttcttttgggAGTTGGTAGTGGGTGGCTTACTGGGATTGATCTTTGGTCTCTCAACCTTATAAAGGTGGAGAATGCCACTTAGCTACAATGTTGTTGTTGGAGCATGACAACATAATGTATAACAGTATAATCGAGAAATTATTCTAAAATCTATAATGAGCTAAATCGCCATAGATTATTAACAAAACATGGAGCAGTTGGAAGAAAAAGATGAGCTTTCATTGTCTCCCCATTATGACCTCTTACAGATGTTTAGGCTTGGAGGATTTGTTGAATGTAAATGAAGTCGTATAGCTAAGCATTCTAAGTTTACTCACAATATGGAGTTCTGATTATTTTCAGGATCTTAAACCTAGCATCTCATATCTATCCCCAAAGGAATTGGATTTAGTTCACAAGGCCCTGAATGTAAGTTTCCATCAAATATTCTCAAGTTATTTTTGTTCTCCATAGGCCTGCATTCcgtttgattttatttcaatatacCCCTTGACTTATCTGCGGGCCTTTTCTTTTCCCTGGCCCTCTTTTTtgtatttatcttgttttatagTTAGCTTTTGAGGCACATGATGGTCAAAGAAGGCGCAGCGGGGAGCCCTTTATTATACATCCGGTTGCAGTTGCTCAAATTCTTGGTGAACTAGTGAGTCGtgttaaatattttattcttagtCTTGTTGATTTaatgatttaaatattttttgggGTTATTTCAGATTTTAAGAGTTTCTCTGAGTGGAATATATCTCTGACTTGCAATTGTTATTCCAGGAACTGGACTGGGAGTCTATTGCTGCTGGTCTTTTACATGATACAGTGGAAGACACAGTTGTCGTTACTTTTGAAAGTATAGAGAAAGAATTCGGTGCAACTGTTCGCCACATTGTTGAAGGGGAAACAAAGGTAGCTATGTGCAATATGATTTTATCATTCTTTACTTTCCTTTCAGAAAGAGTCTTTGCCAATTATGTCACTTTATTATGGCAGGGGACAAAAAAGTAATGTGAATTTGTCTAACTAAGTTCTGTTTTATATTGGCAGCAATTATCAAGCATTTCTTACTTGTGAGTTATTGATGTTCCAGGTATCTAAACTTGGGAAACTCAAGTCAAAGAATGAGAACCTTTCTGTTCAAGATGTGAAAGCAGATGACCTCCGTCAGATGTTTCTGGCCATGACTGAAGAGGTAAATTATGGATTTATGAGAACATGTATAGTGATTATATTCATTATCGCATTTTTTGATCAAAGTAGTGGTGTATCAGGTCCGTGTTATAATTGTCAAATTGGCTGACAGATTGCACAACATGCGGACTCTTGCACACATGCCTCCACATAAGCAGGTTTGTATGGTTCAGTTATGTTTCAGCCAAATTGCATTTGATCTAATTTTTTGATATCGAGTATTATCTGCAGTCGAGTATTGCTATGGAAACACTGCAGGTTTTTGCTCCTCTGGCAAAACTGCTTGGAATTTACCAGATAAAGGTAAGTAATGTGCCCCTCTTTTGGCTATATAGCATCATCATACATGTTCAATGTATTTTTGTGTATACATTCATGTATGTAATTTTATGTTCgataacaaattaaaattcCCATTTGCTATTTCAACCATAATTGAGTAGGTTGACTGGTTGACTGGTTGActtctagtttttttttaatatttgaatttaatatgGCCGATATAATTTAATTTGCTTGATCATTATTCCAGTTAAGTATGTATTTTGGTGATTACTGAGTTTTCTATTGCTAAGATGTCTGCTCCCGGAAGGTCAACCTTTTATTCATGAACCTATCAATTTGCACTTTAATACTTGAAGGTCGAAAAAAGTAAAGCTTGTTCATAAAAGTGCCCAAGTGCATGCAAGGACTTTATTTTCACATATTTATTTTTAGGAGTCCGTTCTTATTTAAGCATCCAATGTTTTGCACCAGCGGGACTCTGTATAAGATGCACAAGTACTTGATTGTTGCCCGATAATTTACACCATTTTTGTTTGAATGTTTATAGTAGCATAGGCATGATTGAGTGATTTGACAATAAGTCATTATTGGAGCAAAAGTGAATGCAGTTATATTTCATCACTCGATAACCATTCAGAACGATTGTTCTTGCTACATCGTCGACCTTCTCCCTCTTGTTTGATTCTGTTATTACTTCTCTCCAGCCTTTGATCCAATTCCTCAATACTAGTAATTCTTTGCTTTTTATGCATAACTTGTCATTGTTGTGGAAAGTTCTGTTTCTGTGTTGATCACACGTAATTCTCTCCACGGTTTTTTGTCTGgatttttttacttattttcgGTTTCCTTCTTACAGTCCGAACTTGAAAATCTGGCATTTATGTACACAAACCCTGAAGATAATCCAAAGGTCAAAAGAAGAGTTGCCGAACTTTATAGAGAACATGAAAAACATCTCAAAGAGGTGCTTATACTGTGATTCGGCTGGGACTTTTTTAGCTCATAAGTTTGTCATTTAGCACAAGCTCGCTATGCTGTGCTGCAACGATCTCTTTTGCACTGATCCAACAATGTTTTGTACTAATATGCCTTTTTCAGAATTAGTTTGTTACCTACTCATGATTTTTCCTCATTCCATTAGGCAAACCAAATTTTGATGAAAAGGATTGAAGATGATCAATTCTTGGACCTTCTGACTGTGAAAACTGAGGTTCGGCCTGTGTGCAAGGAACCCTACAGGTAATATATAGATTTTTTTGTGTTCATATTGGATTCAACACTTGGCTATATAGTTAGTAACTACTTCTCATATTTCTGTATAATAAATGTTCAAAATAGTCAGTCCCATCTATTATATGAAATCTGGGCAGTTACAAATTACTTTTGATCCTACCAATTAAAAGGAAATTAATGTGGCAGTTGAGATGTCTTACTTTGTCCTAAATTCTCTCTGATATGCAGCATTTATAAAGCCGTTCTAAAATCTAAAAGCTCAATAAACGAATTTAATCAGATCGCTCAGGTATATGGTTTTGAATTTATCACCTTCTAATTTGTAATGCACTACTGTTTCTTACATGTAAGTTTCTTGAACTCCAGCTTCgaattattataaaaccaaaGCCATGCGTAGGAATTGGGCCCTTGTGTAATGCACAGCAGGTGAGGTTATTTAGATTCTTCTTTCTATGACTCTGTTGAATTAATATTCTTCTATCTATATtgaattaacttttttttactgACTTCATATATGCTACAGATATGCTACCATGTGCTTGGACTCGTCCATGGGATTTGGTCACCCATCCCTCGAGCTGTATGAAATATCAAACTGCTACTAAAGAACTTAGTGTTTAGTTATATTTCAGATGGATATGTCCTTAATCTCTCCTTTTATAACAGATGAAGGATTATATTGCCACTCCGAAGCCTAATGGCTATCAGAGTCTTCACACTACCGTGATTCCCTTTCTTTATGAAAGCATGTTCAGGCTGGAAGTTCAGGTTTGACTAAATGTGCTGTTGATATATTTGTCATCACTTTCCTCATGCTCTCTCTTGAAGCACAAAGCTTTATACAAAATTTATACATGCCAATGACTAGCATTGTATATGTATCTGCTGATATTTGTTAATATTGATCTTAATTTTGGTTGGCAGATTAGGACAGAAGAGATGGATTTGATTGCTGAAAGAGGCATTGCTGCACATTACAGTGGCAAAGTTTTTGTGAATGGATTGGTTGGACACGCTATGCCGAGTGGTAGAACGTCCAAAGGGAAAGCAGTCTGCCTTAACAATGCTAATATTGCTCTGAGGGTATAGTACATTACTTTTAGTTTCTCACATGTC
This genomic interval from Salvia splendens isolate huo1 unplaced genomic scaffold, SspV2 ctg46, whole genome shotgun sequence contains the following:
- the LOC121790279 gene encoding putative GTP diphosphokinase RSH1, chloroplastic isoform X3: MLRIKMASPSSMSVSIECVNVCKLQNGDVAGRFDCSMLSCASKAPRVLTGFLASTAHPPQPSGRIVRRNSIRRRCEVHNWGECCFYETSGLVKASTGHSICNKWKLYCSPSSYSSSEHCEVSPDSLWEDLKPSISYLSPKELDLVHKALNLAFEAHDGQRRRSGEPFIIHPVAVAQILGELELDWESIAAGLLHDTVEDTVVVTFESIEKEFGATVRHIVEGETKVSKLGKLKSKNENLSVQDVKADDLRQMFLAMTEEVRVIIVKLADRLHNMRTLAHMPPHKQSSIAMETLQVFAPLAKLLGIYQIKSELENLAFMYTNPEDNPKVKRRVAELYREHEKHLKEANQILMKRIEDDQFLDLLTVKTEVRPVCKEPYSIYKAVLKSKSSINEFNQIAQLRIIIKPKPCVGIGPLCNAQQICYHVLGLVHGIWSPIPRAMKDYIATPKPNGYQSLHTTVIPFLYESMFRLEVQIRTEEMDLIAERGIAAHYSGKVFVNGLVGHAMPSGRTSKGKAVCLNNANIALRISWLNAIREWQEEFVGNMSSREFVDTVTRDLLGSRVFVFTPRGEIKNLPKGATVIDYAYMIHTEIGNKMVAAKVNGNLVSPTHMLVNAEVVEIITYNGLSNKSVFQRHKQWLQYAKTRSARHKIMKEFIAESQEESKEEPVVNYSEGAKHTWQKLLRNVMQIAYSKASSEDIFQFDKGKIQVPTVNGKHNKNMQHVSLKAEGEVLSQGNGVAKMILANIPLYREVLLGLEVWQASKIMSWHNLEGNSIQWLSIVCIDRKGMMADVTSALAAAGITLCSCAAEIDRRKGMGVMLFQVEASMDDLTNTCSKVDLILGVLGWSTGCSWLSSSENCQILEC
- the LOC121790279 gene encoding putative GTP diphosphokinase RSH1, chloroplastic isoform X1 — protein: MLRIKMASPSSMSVSIECVNVCKLQNGDVAGRFDCSMLSCASKAPRVLTGFLASTAHPPQPSGRIVRRNSIRRRCEVHNWGECCFYETSGLVKASTGHSICNKWKLYCSPSSYSSSEHCEVSPDSLWEDLKPSISYLSPKELDLVHKALNLAFEAHDGQRRRSGEPFIIHPVAVAQILGELELDWESIAAGLLHDTVEDTVVVTFESIEKEFGATVRHIVEGETKVSKLGKLKSKNENLSVQDVKADDLRQMFLAMTEEVRVIIVKLADRLHNMRTLAHMPPHKQSSIAMETLQVFAPLAKLLGIYQIKSELENLAFMYTNPEDNPKVKRRVAELYREHEKHLKEANQILMKRIEDDQFLDLLTVKTEVRPVCKEPYSIYKAVLKSKSSINEFNQIAQLRIIIKPKPCVGIGPLCNAQQICYHVLGLVHGIWSPIPRAMKDYIATPKPNGYQSLHTTVIPFLYESMFRLEVQIRTEEMDLIAERGIAAHYSGKVFVNGLVGHAMPSGRTSKGKAVCLNNANIALRISWLNAIREWQEEFVGNMSSREFVDTVTRDLLGSRVFVFTPRGEIKNLPKGATVIDYAYMIHTEIGNKMVAAKVNGNLVSPTHMLVNAEVVEIITYNGLSNKSVFQRHKQWLQYAKTRSARHKIMKQFLREQAALSATEITADSVEEFIAESQEESKEEPVVNYSEGAKHTWQKLLRNVMQIAYSKASSEDIFQFDKGKIQVPTVNGKHNKNMQHVSLKAEGEVLSQGNGVAKMILANIPLYREVLLGLEVWQASKIMSWHNLEGNSIQWLSIVCIDRKGMMADVTSALAAAGITLCSCAAEIDRRKGMGVMLFQVEASMDDLTNTCSKVDLILGVLGWSTGCSWLSSSENCQILEC
- the LOC121790279 gene encoding putative GTP diphosphokinase RSH1, chloroplastic isoform X2: MLRIKMASPSSMSVSIECVNVCKLQNGDVAGRFDCSMLSCASKAPRVLTGFLASTAHPPQPSGRIVRRNSIRRRCEVHNWGECCFYETSGLVKASTGHSICNKWKLYCSPSSYSSSEHCEVSPDSLWEDLKPSISYLSPKELDLVHKALNLAFEAHDGQRRRSGEPFIIHPVAVAQILGELELDWESIAAGLLHDTVEDTVVVTFESIEKEFGATVRHIVEGETKVSKLGKLKSKNENLSVQDVKADDLRQMFLAMTEEVRVIIVKLADRLHNMRTLAHMPPHKQSSIAMETLQVFAPLAKLLGIYQIKSELENLAFMYTNPEDNPKVKRRVAELYREHEKHLKEANQILMKRIEDDQFLDLLTVKTEVRPVCKEPYSIYKAVLKSKSSINEFNQIAQLRIIIKPKPCVGIGPLCNAQQICYHVLGLVHGIWSPIPRAMKDYIATPKPNGYQSLHTTVIPFLYESMFRLEVQIRTEEMDLIAERGIAAHYSGKVFVNGLVGHAMPSGRTSKGKAVCLNNANIALRISWLNAIREWQEEFVGNMSSREFVDTVTRDLLGSRVFVFTPRGEIKNLPKGATVIDYAYMIHTEIGNKMVAAKVNGNLVSPTHMLVNAEVVEIITYNGLSNKSVFQRHKQWLQYAKTRSARHKIMKFLREQAALSATEITADSVEEFIAESQEESKEEPVVNYSEGAKHTWQKLLRNVMQIAYSKASSEDIFQFDKGKIQVPTVNGKHNKNMQHVSLKAEGEVLSQGNGVAKMILANIPLYREVLLGLEVWQASKIMSWHNLEGNSIQWLSIVCIDRKGMMADVTSALAAAGITLCSCAAEIDRRKGMGVMLFQVEASMDDLTNTCSKVDLILGVLGWSTGCSWLSSSENCQILEC